The following are encoded together in the Glycine max cultivar Williams 82 chromosome 8, Glycine_max_v4.0, whole genome shotgun sequence genome:
- the LOC100778581 gene encoding protein trichome birefringence-like 23, translating to MRMDYWKQKFPFNHRNLFLKLLLTIFFLGLAFRILFFHSLSPQISSVLESPFPEKVTLPEEPQTSPVPEEEPVPEPPLVIEHVPQTEDQLSPTDSEKCDYFNGDWVPNPSGPVYNNDSCDLIESHQNCLKNGRPDRDFLYWRWAPRECDLPQFDPHRFLNLMRNKAWAVIGDSISRNHAQSLVCILSKVEKPVLVYHDEEYKCKRWNFPSYNFSLSVIWSPFLVEAAIFEDINGVSSSEVDLHLDRLDSKWADQYLDFDYIIVSTGKWFLKSAIYYENETILGCHSCPKRNLTELGFNFAYRKALKLVMNFIVTSNHKGLIFFRTFTPDHFENGEWFSGGTCNRTAPIKEGEMEMKYLNKMLREIELEEFGKAASEASKNGVNFKLVDFASLSQLRPDGHPGPYRQFHPFEKDQNANVQNDCLHWCLPGPIDSWNDIIMEMVVNG from the exons ATGAGGATGGATTATTGGAAGCAAAAGTTTCCTTTCAACCACAGAAACCTCTTCCTCAAGTTGCTCCTCACAATCTTCTTCCTAGGCCTCGCTTTCCGcattctctttttccactcCCTGTCCCCTCAGATTTCTTCTGTTTTGGAATCCCCGTTTCCTGAGAAAGTGACATTACCCGAAGAACCTCAGACTTCACCTGTTCCGGAAGAAGAACCTGTTCCCGAACCCCCACTTGTTATAGAACATGTTCCCCAAACTGAAGATCAACTGTCTCCCACTGACTCAG AGAAATGTGATTACTTTAATGGGGATTGGGTCCCGAATCCATCGGGTCCAGTTTACAATAATGACAGCTGTGACCTCATTGAATCtcatcaaaattgcttgaaGAATGGGAGGCCTGACAGAGACTTTCTGTATTGGAGGTGGGCTCCCAGGGAGTGTGATTTGCCTCAGTTTGATCCACACAGGTTTCTCAACTTGATGCGGAACAAAGCCTGGGCAGTCATTGGAGATTCCATTTCTCGCAACCATGCGCAATCGCTGGTCTGCATTCTTTCCAAG GTGGAAAAACCTGTCTTAGTCTACCATGACGAGGAATACAAGTGCAAAAGATGGAACTTTCCCTCATACAACTTCAGTTTGTCAGTTATTTGGTCACCATTCCTTGTGGAAGCTGCTATTTTTGAAGACATAAATGGTGTTTCGAGTTCTGAAGTGGATCTACATCTTGACAGACTGGATAGCAAATGGGCAGATCAGTACCTCGACTTTGATTACATTATTGTTTCAACTGGGAAATGGTTTCTCAAGTCTGCAATCTACTATGAGAATGAAACTATATTGGGTTGCCACTCCTGTCCTAAGAGGAACCTGACAGAGCTGGGTTTTAACTTTGCTTATCGGAAAGCCTTGAAATTAGTGATGAACTTCATAGTGACTTCCAATCACAAagggttgattttttttaggacATTCACACCGGATCATTTTGAGAACGGGGAATGGTTTAGTGGGGGAACCTGCAACAGAACAGCACCAATTAAAGAAGGTGAAATGGAAATGAAATATTTGAACAAGATGCTTCGTGAAATTGAGTTAGAGGAGTTTGGAAAGGCAGCTTCTGAAGCTTCAAAAAATGGGGTAAATTTTAAGCTTGTGGATTTTGCTTCACTTTCACAGTTGAGACCTGATGGGCATCCTGGTCCATATAGGCAATTTCATCCATTTGAAAAGGATCAAAATGCTAATGTTCAGAATGATTGTTTGCATTGGTGCTTACCTGGGCCAATAGACTCTTGGAATGATATAATAATGGAGATGGTTGTCAATgggtaa
- the LOC100779118 gene encoding protein trichome birefringence-like 23 isoform X2, which produces MRMDYLKQKFPFNHKNFFLKSLLTIFFLGLAFCILFYHSLSPLISPVLESPFPEKVTLPEPQNPPQTSTVLEHVPELLPVPQHPTILEHAPELLPVPETPTILEHAPETEDQLSPTDSKKCDYFSGDWVPNPSGPAYTNESCDLIVSHQNCLKNGRPDTEFLYWRWAPRDCDLPQFDPERFLNMMWNRAWALVGDSISLNHVQSLLCILAKVEQPVLFYYNKENRCKSWRFPSYNFSMSLIWSPFLVEAAIFEDENGVSSSNVELHLDKLDSKWTDQYLDFDYIIFSTGKWFLKSAIYYENDTILGCHFCPKRNLTELGFNLAYRKALKLVMNFIVSSNHKGVIFFRTFTPDHFENMEWFNGGTCNRTAPIKEGEMEMKYLSKMLRDVELDEVGKAASEASKNGVNLKLVDIAPLSLLRPDGHPGPYRQFHPFEEDQNASKVQNDCLHWCLPGPIDSWNDIIMDMIVNE; this is translated from the exons atgaggATGGATTATTTGAAGCAAAAGTTTCCCTTCAACCACAAAAATTTCTTTCTCAAGTCGCTTCTCACAATCTTCTTCCTAGGCCTCGCTTTCTGCATCCTCTTCTATCACTCCCTGTCCCCCCTGATTTCCCCAGTTTTGGAATCCCCATTTCCTGAGAAAGTGACATTACCAGAACCTCAAAACCCACCTCAGACTTCAACTGTTCTAGAACATGTTCCCGAACTACTACCTGTTCCACAACACCCAACTATTCTGGAACATGCTCCCGAACTACTACCTGTTCCAGAAACCCCAACTATTCTGGAACATGCTCCCGAAACTGAAGATCAACTATCTCCCACAGACTCAA AGAAATGTGATTACTTTAGTGGGGATTGGGTCCCGAACCCTTCGGGTCCGGCTTACACTAATGAAAGCTGTGACCTCATTGTATCtcatcaaaattgcttgaaGAATGGGAGGCCTGATACAGAGTTTCTGTATTGGAGGTGGGCTCCAAGAGATTGTGATTTGCCTCAGTTTGATCCAGAAAGGTTTCTCAACATGATGTGGAACAGAGCCTGGGCACTTGTTGGTGATTCCATTTCACTCAACCATGTGCAATCGCTGCTCTGCATTCTTGCCAAG GTGGAACAACCTGTCTTATTCTACTATAACAAGGAAAACAGGTGCAAAAGCTGGCGTTTTCCCTCATACAACTTCAGTATGTCACTTATTTGGTCACCATTCCTTGTGGAAGCTGCTATTTTTGAAGACGAAAATGGTGTTTCAAGTTCTAATGTTGAGCTACATCTCGACAAACTGGATAGTAAATGGACTGATCAGTACCTTGACTttgattacattattttttcaacTGGGAAATGGTTTCTCAAATCTGCAATCTACTATGAGAATGACACCATATTGGGCTGCCACTTCTGTCCTAAGAGGAACCTGACAGAGCTGGGGTTTAACCTGGCTTATCGGAAAGCCTTGAAATTAGTGATGAACTTCATAGTGTCTTCAAATCACAAAGGGGTGATTTTTTTCCGGACATTCACACCTGATCATTTTGAAAATATGGAGTGGTTTAATGGGGGAACTTGCAATAGAACGGCACCAATTAAAGAAGGTGAGATGGAAATGAAATATTTGAGCAAGATGCTCCGTGACGTTGAGTTAGATGAGGTTGGAAAGGCAGCTTCTGAAGCTTCAAAAAATGGGGTGAATTTGAAGCTTGTGGATATTGCTCCACTTTCACTATTGAGACCTGATGGGCATCCTGGTCCATACAGGCAATTTCATCCATTTGAAGAGGACCAAAATGCTTCTAAAGTACAGAATGATTGTTTGCATTGGTGCTTACCTGGGCCTATTGACTCTTGGAATGATATAATAATGGATATGATTGTCAATGAGTAA
- the LOC100779118 gene encoding protein trichome birefringence-like 23 isoform X1: MRMDYLKQKFPFNHKNFFLKSLLTIFFLGLAFCILFYHSLSPLISPVLESPFPEKVTLPEPQNPPQTSTVLEHVPELLPVPQHPTILEHAPELLPVPETPTILEHAPETEDQLSPTDSKKCDYFSGDWVPNPSGPAYTNESCDLIVSHQNCLKNGRPDTEFLYWRWAPRDCDLPQFDPERFLNMMWNRAWALVGDSISLNHVQSLLCILAKILLSWFQCQMLEVEQPVLFYYNKENRCKSWRFPSYNFSMSLIWSPFLVEAAIFEDENGVSSSNVELHLDKLDSKWTDQYLDFDYIIFSTGKWFLKSAIYYENDTILGCHFCPKRNLTELGFNLAYRKALKLVMNFIVSSNHKGVIFFRTFTPDHFENMEWFNGGTCNRTAPIKEGEMEMKYLSKMLRDVELDEVGKAASEASKNGVNLKLVDIAPLSLLRPDGHPGPYRQFHPFEEDQNASKVQNDCLHWCLPGPIDSWNDIIMDMIVNE; encoded by the exons atgaggATGGATTATTTGAAGCAAAAGTTTCCCTTCAACCACAAAAATTTCTTTCTCAAGTCGCTTCTCACAATCTTCTTCCTAGGCCTCGCTTTCTGCATCCTCTTCTATCACTCCCTGTCCCCCCTGATTTCCCCAGTTTTGGAATCCCCATTTCCTGAGAAAGTGACATTACCAGAACCTCAAAACCCACCTCAGACTTCAACTGTTCTAGAACATGTTCCCGAACTACTACCTGTTCCACAACACCCAACTATTCTGGAACATGCTCCCGAACTACTACCTGTTCCAGAAACCCCAACTATTCTGGAACATGCTCCCGAAACTGAAGATCAACTATCTCCCACAGACTCAA AGAAATGTGATTACTTTAGTGGGGATTGGGTCCCGAACCCTTCGGGTCCGGCTTACACTAATGAAAGCTGTGACCTCATTGTATCtcatcaaaattgcttgaaGAATGGGAGGCCTGATACAGAGTTTCTGTATTGGAGGTGGGCTCCAAGAGATTGTGATTTGCCTCAGTTTGATCCAGAAAGGTTTCTCAACATGATGTGGAACAGAGCCTGGGCACTTGTTGGTGATTCCATTTCACTCAACCATGTGCAATCGCTGCTCTGCATTCTTGCCAAG ATCTTGCTTTCTTGGTTCCAATGCCAAATGTTGGAG GTGGAACAACCTGTCTTATTCTACTATAACAAGGAAAACAGGTGCAAAAGCTGGCGTTTTCCCTCATACAACTTCAGTATGTCACTTATTTGGTCACCATTCCTTGTGGAAGCTGCTATTTTTGAAGACGAAAATGGTGTTTCAAGTTCTAATGTTGAGCTACATCTCGACAAACTGGATAGTAAATGGACTGATCAGTACCTTGACTttgattacattattttttcaacTGGGAAATGGTTTCTCAAATCTGCAATCTACTATGAGAATGACACCATATTGGGCTGCCACTTCTGTCCTAAGAGGAACCTGACAGAGCTGGGGTTTAACCTGGCTTATCGGAAAGCCTTGAAATTAGTGATGAACTTCATAGTGTCTTCAAATCACAAAGGGGTGATTTTTTTCCGGACATTCACACCTGATCATTTTGAAAATATGGAGTGGTTTAATGGGGGAACTTGCAATAGAACGGCACCAATTAAAGAAGGTGAGATGGAAATGAAATATTTGAGCAAGATGCTCCGTGACGTTGAGTTAGATGAGGTTGGAAAGGCAGCTTCTGAAGCTTCAAAAAATGGGGTGAATTTGAAGCTTGTGGATATTGCTCCACTTTCACTATTGAGACCTGATGGGCATCCTGGTCCATACAGGCAATTTCATCCATTTGAAGAGGACCAAAATGCTTCTAAAGTACAGAATGATTGTTTGCATTGGTGCTTACCTGGGCCTATTGACTCTTGGAATGATATAATAATGGATATGATTGTCAATGAGTAA
- the LOC100783033 gene encoding high mobility group B protein 6, translating into MGGTVVAEVPTKRGRGRRALKEKTPSTNDANIIIATPISPSSEKAAQVVPSKKKQDSKKQQSFEKELLEMQEMLQQMRLEKEKTEELLKVKDEALKLKEEELENRGREQEKLQTELKKLQKLKEFKPTMNLPVLKDNEEKKDKKKKGCSEKKRPSPPYILWMKDQWNEIKKANPEAEFKEISTMLGAKWKTVSAEEKKPYEGIYHAEKEAYLQVIAKEKRETEAMRLLEDEQKQRTAMELLEQYMQFKQEAEKDGKKNKKEKDPLKPKHPMSAYFLFTNDRRAALAAENKNFLEVPKITSEEWKNMTEEQKRPYEEMAKKNKEQYALEMEAYKQKKDEEAAHFMKEEEEQMKLQKQEALQLLKKKEKTENIIKKTKQNRQKKKQNKDDKNSDPNRPKKPASSFILFSKEARKTLQEERPGISTSTLNALVSLKWKELSEEDRQFWNGQASKAMDAYKKELEEYNKSLAATACQEQKTE; encoded by the exons ATGGGTGGCACAGTTGTTGCTGAAGTACCCACAAAGAGGGGAAGGGGCAGAAGGGCCCTGAAGGAGAAAACCCCATCAACGAACGATGCTAACATCATCATAGCCACACCAATTTCGCCATCATCCGAAAAGGCGGCACAAGTTGTTCCctcaaagaaaaaacaagattcaaagAAGCAGCAATCTTTCGAAAAAGAATTGCTGGAGATGCAGGAAATGCTGCAGCAGATGCGCCTCGAGAAGGAGAAGACCGAAGAGCTCTTGAAGGTCAAGGACGAGGCTCTCAAGCTGAAGGAAGAAGAGCTTGAAAACCGTGGCCGGGAGCAAGAGAAGCTTCAGACCGAGCTCAAAAAATTGCAGAAGTTGAAGGAGTTTAAACCTACCATG AATTTGCCTGTGTTGAAAGATAATGAAGAAAAGaaggataagaagaagaaggggtGCTCTGAGAAGAAACGGCCTTCTCCACCTTACATTTTGTGGATGAAAGACCAATGGAATGAG ATCAAGAAAGCGAACCCAGAGGCTGAATTTAAGGAAATTTCAACCATGCTAGGTGCTAAATGGAAGACTGTTAGTGCAGAAGAGAAGAAGCCTTATGAGGGGATATACCATGCGGAGAAAGAAGCTTATTTGCAGGTGATTGCAAAGGAAAAACGTGAAACTGAGGCAATGAGGTTGTTGGAAGACGAGCAGAAGCAGAGGACTGCGATGGAATTGCTTGAACAGTACATGCAATTCAAACAAGAGGCAGAAAAAGATGGCAAGAAGAACAA GAAAGAGAAGGATCCATTGAAACCAAAGCACCCCATGTCAGCTTATTTCTTGTTCACTAATGATAGGCGAGCAGCTCTTGCTGCCGAGAACAAGAATTTCTTGGAG GTTCCAAAAATCACATCCGAAGAGTGGAAAAACATGACAGAAGAACAAAAAAGACCCTATGAAGAG ATggcaaagaaaaataaggagCAATATGCCCTAGAAATGGAGGCTTATAAACAGAAGAAAGATGAGGAGGCTGCCCATTTCATGAAGGAAGAGGAGGAGCAGATGAAACTTCAAAAACAAGAAGCATTGCAACTGCttaagaagaaggagaaaactGAAAATATAATCAAG AAAACAAAACAGAACCGccagaagaagaaacagaacaaGGATGACAAGAATTCTGATCCAAACAGGCCTAAGAAGCCTGCATCCTCATTCATCTTATTCAG CAAAGAAGCAAGGAAAACTTTACAGGAGGAGCGACCAGGAATCAGCACCTCAACCCTTAATGCACTTGTTTCATTGAAGTGGAAG GAACTGAGCGAGGAAGATAGACAATTCTGGAATGGCCAAGCATCAAAAGCAATGGATGCATACAAGAAGGAATTGGAGGAATACAACAAATCCCTTGCTGCAACTGCATGCCAGGAGCAGAAAACcgaataa